Proteins encoded in a region of the Enterococcus gilvus ATCC BAA-350 genome:
- a CDS encoding DNA-directed RNA polymerase subunit beta, whose protein sequence is MSSGEHILRSLIRIVAILLAGVLLFVVGSMIGYGAMGGGNPFKVLMPGVWRHILEFVH, encoded by the coding sequence ATGAGTTCAGGTGAACACATTTTACGTAGCTTGATTCGAATCGTCGCTATTTTACTTGCGGGGGTCCTATTATTTGTCGTAGGCAGTATGATCGGCTACGGAGCAATGGGCGGCGGCAACCCTTTTAAAGTATTGATGCCTGGCGTATGGCGGCATATTTTGGAATTTGTTCACTAA
- a CDS encoding DUF1146 family protein yields the protein MQIFGIDAIVRIVSHFSFIYLAFWSLRSLRIENLFKSFKETQVRLAILMLAIALGFACSTFFLEIILLCKNIFLTFS from the coding sequence ATGCAAATATTTGGAATTGATGCAATCGTTCGGATCGTGTCGCATTTTTCTTTTATTTATTTGGCTTTTTGGTCATTAAGATCTTTGCGCATAGAGAATCTGTTTAAATCATTTAAAGAAACTCAGGTTCGTCTTGCAATTCTGATGTTAGCTATTGCGCTGGGATTTGCTTGTAGTACGTTTTTTTTAGAAATCATTCTTTTATGTAAAAATATATTTTTGACATTTAGTTAA
- a CDS encoding F0F1 ATP synthase subunit epsilon — translation MEQEKDKVLQVNVVTPDGNVYDHNATIVVAKTVAGEIGILPNHAPIIAPLAIDEVRIRRTDSDTHVDWIAVNGGIMEVRDNVLTIIADTAERERDIDVSRAERAKQRAEARIQEAREKEDTDQLSRAEVALHRAMNRIKVSKHR, via the coding sequence ATGGAACAAGAAAAAGACAAAGTTCTTCAAGTGAACGTTGTTACTCCAGATGGCAATGTCTATGATCATAACGCAACCATCGTCGTTGCTAAAACGGTCGCTGGTGAAATTGGTATTTTACCAAATCATGCACCGATCATTGCGCCTCTTGCGATTGATGAAGTTCGTATTCGTCGAACAGATTCAGATACACATGTAGACTGGATTGCAGTGAACGGCGGGATCATGGAAGTTCGGGACAATGTCCTCACAATCATTGCGGACACGGCTGAACGTGAACGCGACATCGACGTTTCCCGTGCTGAAAGAGCAAAACAACGTGCGGAAGCGCGGATTCAAGAAGCGCGTGAAAAGGAAGACACGGATCAATTAAGTCGTGCCGAAGTTGCTTTGCATCGTGCTATGAATCGAATTAAAGTGTCAAAACATCGTTAA
- the murA gene encoding UDP-N-acetylglucosamine 1-carboxyvinyltransferase, protein MEEIIVRGGKQLNGTVHIEGAKNAVLPILAATLLAEEGTSTLSNVPILSDVFTMNQVIRYLNTDVVFNEDKKEITVDATRQLNVEAPYEYVSKMRASIVVMGPLLARNGHAKVAMPGGCAIGKRPIDLHLKGFQALGAKIIQKNGYIEAIADELVGDTIYLDFPSVGATQNIMMAAVKAKGTTVIENVAREPEIVDLANFLNKMGASIHGAGTETMRIEGVDHLHAVSHPIVQDRIEAGTFMVAAAMTQGNVLVDGAIPEHNRPLISKLIEMGVKITEENDGLRVIGPKVLKATDIKTMPHPGFPTDMQAQMTAIQLVADGVSTTTETVFENRFQHLEEMQRMNAQVKIDNNVALIKGGTELQGAEVYATDLRAAAALVLAGLRANGITRVRNLKYLDRGYYQFHTKLQLLGADVERVDNESKKPTNATAVLA, encoded by the coding sequence ATGGAAGAGATCATCGTTCGTGGTGGCAAACAATTAAATGGAACAGTACATATTGAAGGAGCAAAAAATGCGGTACTGCCAATTTTAGCTGCGACTTTATTAGCTGAGGAAGGAACATCCACATTAAGTAATGTTCCGATTTTATCTGATGTTTTTACCATGAATCAAGTGATTCGTTATTTGAATACGGACGTCGTTTTTAACGAAGATAAAAAAGAAATTACTGTAGATGCAACACGTCAATTAAATGTGGAAGCACCTTATGAATATGTAAGTAAAATGCGGGCATCGATCGTTGTGATGGGACCGTTATTGGCTCGAAATGGACATGCGAAAGTTGCGATGCCAGGTGGATGTGCGATTGGTAAACGCCCAATTGATTTGCATTTAAAAGGTTTCCAAGCGCTAGGTGCAAAAATCATCCAAAAAAATGGCTATATTGAAGCAATCGCTGATGAACTAGTTGGAGATACGATCTATTTAGACTTTCCAAGTGTAGGCGCAACACAAAATATTATGATGGCGGCTGTAAAAGCAAAAGGAACGACTGTGATCGAAAACGTTGCTCGCGAACCTGAAATCGTTGATCTTGCCAACTTCTTGAATAAGATGGGTGCGAGCATCCACGGTGCTGGTACAGAAACAATGCGTATTGAAGGGGTAGATCATCTTCATGCGGTCTCTCACCCAATCGTACAAGATCGTATTGAAGCTGGAACATTCATGGTTGCTGCTGCGATGACTCAAGGCAATGTATTGGTCGATGGCGCAATTCCTGAACACAATCGCCCTTTGATCTCTAAATTGATCGAGATGGGTGTTAAGATTACTGAAGAAAACGACGGATTGCGTGTGATTGGTCCTAAAGTGCTTAAAGCAACAGATATTAAAACGATGCCTCACCCTGGCTTCCCAACAGATATGCAGGCTCAAATGACTGCGATCCAATTGGTCGCTGATGGTGTCAGCACCACGACGGAAACTGTTTTTGAAAATCGATTCCAACATTTAGAAGAAATGCAACGTATGAATGCTCAGGTCAAAATTGACAATAATGTAGCATTGATTAAAGGTGGAACAGAGTTACAAGGTGCGGAAGTTTATGCGACAGATTTACGTGCAGCAGCAGCCCTTGTTTTAGCTGGTCTGCGTGCAAATGGCATTACCCGAGTACGTAACTTGAAATATTTGGATCGTGGATATTACCAATTCCATACAAAACTGCAACTATTAGGTGCAGATGTTGAACGGGTAGATAATGAAAGTAAGAAACCGACTAACGCAACAGCTGTCTTAGCTTAA